The segment GTTTGACATGAGGGACACCACGTTCGATGTTGCTGATGGTGGCCGGAGATATGTGATCGTCTGCCAAATCCTCAAGTCTTAGGCCCCTCTCCTTCCTGACCTTTCTGATTATTCCCCCTAGATCTTGAATATTTAAATCGGACATCATTCTCACCCTTCCTCAAAACGTCATTTTCACTTCAATCATACACAAAAATTCAGAAAGTGGAAACAAATATTTAAAAAGAATGGCTAATTATTTTTTTAAAAAAAGGATGGCTCCTCAACACCGTGTCACCAATTCCAACTTTCTTAAAAACTTTTCCTGCTCAATGGCCCAATACCGGGCCTGTTCCACCTTTACCGGTTCAAAGGAAAGGGTGTCTCCCGGTGAAGCTTGGGCAAGATAAGGAAGGTCATTTGAAATGACAGTGGCAATTTTGGTATAGCCACCGGTAGGTTGGCGGTCTGCCATTAGAATGATGGGTTGTCCGTCTGCCGGTACCTGGACGGAACCCGGTGCGATGGCGTCGGAGATGATATCCGCAGAGCCTCTGTGTTGAATCCGGGGGCCTGTCAGACGGTATCCCATCCGATCAGATTGGGAAGAAACCGTAAACCTTTCCTGAAGAAATACATGAACTCCATGGGCAGTAAAGGCCCCACACTGTGGTCCCAAAATGACCCGTAACCGGATATGCCGCTGATATACGGGTTTTTGATCATGGGCTAACTGGCGGATACTTGGAACCGTCCTGGCCCTGCCTACTTTTAACCGATCACCCCTTTGTAATGCCCTTCCTGCATAACCGCCTATCTTCGCTCTTAAATCCGTCGATTTACTGTCCATCACCTTGGGCACATCAAAACCCCCGGCCACTGAAAGATAAGCCCGGACACCCTGTACAGCTCCATGAAACCTCAGTACTTGTCCTCTTTTTACCTGGATACTTTTCCATAGCGGTGCCGGAGTGCCGTCCAGGGTGGCACCTAAATCGCCACCGGTCAGGGCAATGATCAGAGCTTGGTCAAATTGAAGTACCGGTCCCGTTAAGGTGATCTCCAGCCCGGCTTCATCCCGGGGATTTCCCACTAACAGATTCCCCACCTGAAGAGCATACGTATCCATCGCTCCCGTAACTGAAAGCCCGTACTGCTGATAACCCATCCGTCCCAAATCCTGTATCGTCGTCAACAAACCCGGTTTCAGCACTTGGATTCCGTCGGCCAATCCTCCTTCACCTTCTTTATCTGGATATCCTGTTCCTTAAAGGCCTGTGCCAGTTTCTTTACAAAGGCCAGGGCTTGGGGGGAATCCCCATGTACACAAACCGTATCCGCCTGTATCGGAAAGGTTGAGCCGTCCACTGCCTCCGCCTTTCCTTCCTTCACCATGCGAATCACCCGGTAAGCAGCCTCATCCGGGTCTTCGACCTGGGCATTGGGATCGGTTCGGGGAGTCAAACTGCCGTCAGGTTGGTAGGTACGATCCGCAAACACTTCTTCAGCCACCTGAAGCCCCGCTTTGCGCCCTGCTTGAACCAGCTTGCTTCCAGCCAACCCAAACAAAACTAAACCGGAGTCCACCTGGGCCACCGCCTCTGCAATGGCCTGGGCCAATCCATCGTCGATACAGGCCATGTTAAACAGGGCACCGTGAGGTTTCACATGTTGCAGGGATATGCCGCTAATGCTAGCAAAAGCTTGTAAAGCCCCGATTTGATAAACCGTCATATTAAAAACATCCTCCGGGTTCACTTCCATCTTGCGGCGACCAAAGCCAAGAAGATCCGGCAAGCCGGGGTGGGCCCCTGCCGCCACCCCGTGGCGCTGAGCCTGCTCCAGGGTTTTCCGCATCACATTGTGATCCCCTCCATGGTAACCACATGCGATATTGGCGGAGGAAATGTAGGCAAAGACGGCTTCATCTTGTCCGATGGTATAAGGGCCGAAACTCTCTCCCATATCACAGTTTACGTCTATTGTTTTCACTTGCGGCTCCCCCGTTTCTCTCCTGATTTCTCCCCCAGTCTTTCAAGAATCCACTGCCTGAAAACGGACAAAGTCCCCTGCTTTCAACTGAGCAGGCACTTCCCGGTATGGATCATACAGTCGAACCAAAGTACGTCCGATAATCCGCCAACCCCCTGGACTCTCCAGGGAGTAAACCCCGGTCTGTGAACCGGCAATGCCAACGGAACCCGCCGGAATTCGCAAACGGGGATGATCCAGACGGGGAGTAGCGATTGCTTCCGACATTCCCCCCAGATAAGGAAAGCCTGGAGCAAACCCGATCATATAAACCCGGTATAACGGTTGGGTGTGAATAGCAATCACTTCAGAAGGGGTTAATCCGTTGAATTGGGCTACATCCTCCAGATCCGGACCGTATTCCCCTCCGTAAACAACTGGCAGTACCGTCACCGTTCCCTCTGTCTTCCCTGTCTCTTCCAGGACTTTCTTACTGACACACAAACGGTTACAAAGCTCCTGGTAACTAATTTGATGGGGATGATAATAAACCGTTACGGCACAATAAGTGGGTACCCACTCCACTACCCCTGGAATCGCTTCCCGCTGCAACCAATTGCAATATCCCCGAATGCGCCGATTGGTCTCCTCACTGATTTCATCACCCATTCCCACACGGATTCCCGTATCTCCCAATGGTTGAAAGGATAACGACACGGTCATGCCTCCATTTCAATCCTTTTGTTCTCGGTTCCTTTTTCTTATATGGGATCATTAGCCCACAGATGGGAACAGTGCCGCTTCTATTTCTCCATGCCGAAAAGTGCAGAATGGATGAATGGTAGTAAACCTGTCGCCATTGAAATGACAAGCTCTCCCTTCATCAACCAAATTCTCATACCTATATTATAGTGAAAATAATGGCAATTGAATATATTGGAGCCGGTTTTCTTTGATCTGATTGTCGGGTTGCGAGGGGGGGCTTCCCCCTATCCCATTTCCATCCCCAAACCATGAAGATAGCCCTTCACCTCTCATCCCTCTTTTATTTAACACTGTGGATAAATCTTTACTGCTTAAAACCCTTATAAAACTAGGACTTAAGACATATCGACGTATAGTTATCCACAGGTTATCCACAGAGTTATCCACAGGTAAATCCCTTTTATATAGTTATCCACATGACTTATCCACATTATCCACAGGGTGTAGGACTCCTATTGTCCACATTGTTACACGAAACCAAAATATAGGAGAAAGTAACAAGCTTCATTCCCTTTCCAAGGATCACTCGATCCCATCCAATTCCAATTTTTCATGTGTGGAGCCATCTGATCCCCTTTTTAAAGATTTAATCTGTTTTAATTCCAATATAAAAATAAATAGGAAAGGAGTAAAACAAAATCCTAATATTGGTATGATGATTTTCTAATTATC is part of the Kroppenstedtia pulmonis genome and harbors:
- a CDS encoding biotin-dependent carboxyltransferase family protein, translating into MADGIQVLKPGLLTTIQDLGRMGYQQYGLSVTGAMDTYALQVGNLLVGNPRDEAGLEITLTGPVLQFDQALIIALTGGDLGATLDGTPAPLWKSIQVKRGQVLRFHGAVQGVRAYLSVAGGFDVPKVMDSKSTDLRAKIGGYAGRALQRGDRLKVGRARTVPSIRQLAHDQKPVYQRHIRLRVILGPQCGAFTAHGVHVFLQERFTVSSQSDRMGYRLTGPRIQHRGSADIISDAIAPGSVQVPADGQPIILMADRQPTGGYTKIATVISNDLPYLAQASPGDTLSFEPVKVEQARYWAIEQEKFLRKLELVTRC
- a CDS encoding LamB/YcsF family protein, whose amino-acid sequence is MKTIDVNCDMGESFGPYTIGQDEAVFAYISSANIACGYHGGDHNVMRKTLEQAQRHGVAAGAHPGLPDLLGFGRRKMEVNPEDVFNMTVYQIGALQAFASISGISLQHVKPHGALFNMACIDDGLAQAIAEAVAQVDSGLVLFGLAGSKLVQAGRKAGLQVAEEVFADRTYQPDGSLTPRTDPNAQVEDPDEAAYRVIRMVKEGKAEAVDGSTFPIQADTVCVHGDSPQALAFVKKLAQAFKEQDIQIKKVKEDWPTESKC
- the pxpB gene encoding 5-oxoprolinase subunit PxpB codes for the protein MTVSLSFQPLGDTGIRVGMGDEISEETNRRIRGYCNWLQREAIPGVVEWVPTYCAVTVYYHPHQISYQELCNRLCVSKKVLEETGKTEGTVTVLPVVYGGEYGPDLEDVAQFNGLTPSEVIAIHTQPLYRVYMIGFAPGFPYLGGMSEAIATPRLDHPRLRIPAGSVGIAGSQTGVYSLESPGGWRIIGRTLVRLYDPYREVPAQLKAGDFVRFQAVDS